The following proteins are co-located in the Diaphorobacter sp. HDW4B genome:
- the xdhA gene encoding xanthine dehydrogenase small subunit, which translates to MSNTRPLRFVRRGQVVTLNGVAPDRTLLEVLREDLSCTGTKEGCGEGDCGACTVVLGSEREGAVHYQSINSCIRLAHSIDGMALWTAEDLSTDPLIQPTGTDDADLHPAQQAMVNCHGSQCGFCTPGFVMSMFGMYQNHVCKGQTITRELAVEELSGNLCRCTGYRPIFDAAQSMSELPRMQVNEAELLKQLSTLNAASTADAASYLAPSNLKELLATRAAHPNALIAAGTTDVGLWITKQHKQYAQILDVTRAEELRRITADGKQISIGAAVSLTDAFNALVQHWPQLHRFATRFAGMPVRNSGTLGGNVANGSPIGDSMPLLIALGASITFASVRGERSVALEDFYTGYRQNLLAGDELLTAIHVPLPVPNQVVEAYKISKRFDDDISAVCLVIHLQIDKGIVQHARIGAGGVAATPARAVQTEKVLVGQAWNEALAQKAGQSLQAEFNPISDMRASSAYRREMLGALFQRFWLETSASSQGQPTLATLQPLEASA; encoded by the coding sequence ATGAGCAACACCCGCCCCCTGCGCTTTGTCCGTCGCGGCCAGGTCGTGACATTGAACGGCGTCGCGCCCGACCGCACGCTGCTGGAAGTTCTGCGTGAAGACCTGAGCTGCACTGGCACCAAGGAAGGCTGCGGCGAAGGCGACTGCGGTGCCTGCACCGTCGTGCTGGGTTCCGAGCGCGAAGGAGCCGTGCACTACCAGTCGATCAACAGCTGCATTCGGCTGGCCCATTCCATCGACGGCATGGCGCTGTGGACCGCAGAAGACCTGTCCACCGATCCACTGATCCAGCCCACCGGCACCGACGACGCCGACCTGCACCCCGCCCAGCAGGCCATGGTGAACTGCCACGGCTCGCAATGCGGCTTCTGCACGCCGGGCTTTGTGATGAGCATGTTCGGCATGTACCAGAACCATGTCTGCAAAGGCCAAACCATCACGCGCGAACTGGCGGTGGAAGAACTCTCGGGCAACCTGTGCCGCTGCACCGGCTACCGCCCCATCTTCGACGCGGCGCAAAGCATGAGCGAGCTGCCGCGCATGCAGGTCAACGAGGCCGAACTGCTCAAGCAACTGTCCACGCTGAATGCCGCAAGCACAGCGGATGCAGCCAGTTATTTGGCACCGAGCAACCTGAAAGAATTGCTGGCCACACGCGCCGCGCATCCCAACGCACTGATCGCCGCAGGCACGACCGACGTGGGCCTGTGGATCACCAAACAGCACAAGCAATACGCGCAGATTCTGGACGTCACCCGCGCCGAGGAACTGCGCCGCATCACGGCAGATGGCAAGCAGATCAGCATCGGTGCAGCCGTCTCGCTGACGGATGCTTTCAATGCGCTGGTGCAGCACTGGCCGCAACTGCACCGCTTTGCCACACGCTTTGCGGGCATGCCCGTGCGCAACTCGGGAACGCTGGGCGGCAACGTCGCCAACGGTTCGCCGATCGGCGACTCGATGCCGCTGCTGATCGCCCTCGGTGCCAGCATCACGTTCGCCAGCGTGCGCGGCGAACGCAGCGTGGCGCTCGAAGATTTCTATACCGGCTACCGCCAGAATCTGCTTGCGGGCGATGAGCTGCTCACCGCCATTCATGTGCCGTTGCCGGTGCCGAATCAGGTCGTTGAGGCGTACAAGATTTCCAAGCGCTTCGACGACGATATTTCCGCCGTGTGTCTGGTCATCCATCTGCAGATCGACAAGGGCATCGTGCAGCACGCGCGCATTGGCGCGGGCGGTGTGGCGGCAACGCCAGCGCGGGCAGTTCAAACGGAAAAGGTCTTGGTCGGGCAAGCCTGGAATGAAGCGCTTGCGCAGAAGGCGGGCCAGTCGCTGCAAGCCGAGTTCAACCCCATCAGCGACATGCGCGCGAGCAGCGCCTATCGACGCGAAATGCTGGGCGCATTGTTCCAACGCTTCTGGCTCGAAACCTCCGCGAGCAGCCAAGGCCAACCGACGCTCGCCACACTGCAACCGCTGGAGGCATCGGCATGA
- a CDS encoding LysR family transcriptional regulator, whose protein sequence is MREQYLFDKIDLHLIRVLHTVLIERSVSKAAIRLGMHQPAVSAALKRLRDLSGDPLLVRSGVNMLPTDTALRMVEPAAKILRSAEALFSDARGFDPRTATRTFRVMANDYLDPLFLPRLVARIKAEAPLCPIEVLPLSADVHYQAHLAQGEVDLVIANWPKPPDDLHLGRLFSDEVVCMVSNDHPAVRRGWDKEGWLTSEHVAPTPTYPGAKGVIDLQLDEMGLTRNVAARCAHFSLIPDIVASSLLVLTTGRQFCQRFEGRLPVTLLPCPVQFQPLHYYQLWHSRSHHSAAAVWLRNTVREVAMSLRKA, encoded by the coding sequence ATGAGAGAACAATACCTTTTCGACAAGATAGACCTCCATCTCATCAGGGTCCTTCACACCGTGCTGATTGAACGAAGCGTCTCCAAAGCAGCGATCCGTCTGGGCATGCATCAGCCTGCGGTGTCGGCTGCGCTCAAGCGGTTGCGCGACTTGTCGGGCGATCCGCTGTTGGTGCGCTCGGGCGTGAACATGTTGCCCACCGACACGGCGCTGCGCATGGTGGAGCCCGCCGCGAAGATTCTGCGTTCTGCTGAAGCCCTGTTTTCCGATGCGCGCGGCTTTGACCCGCGCACCGCCACGCGCACTTTTCGCGTGATGGCCAATGATTATCTCGACCCGCTTTTTCTGCCGCGCCTCGTCGCCCGCATCAAGGCCGAAGCGCCGCTGTGCCCCATCGAGGTGCTGCCGCTGTCGGCCGACGTGCACTATCAGGCACATCTTGCGCAAGGCGAGGTGGACCTCGTGATCGCCAACTGGCCCAAGCCGCCGGACGATCTGCATCTGGGCCGCTTGTTCTCCGACGAGGTGGTCTGCATGGTCTCGAACGACCATCCCGCTGTGCGCCGGGGCTGGGACAAGGAGGGCTGGCTGACGTCCGAGCATGTCGCGCCGACGCCGACCTATCCCGGCGCGAAAGGCGTGATCGACCTGCAGCTCGACGAAATGGGGCTGACCCGCAACGTCGCCGCCCGCTGCGCGCATTTCAGTCTGATTCCCGACATCGTGGCGTCGAGCCTGCTGGTGCTGACCACCGGGCGGCAGTTCTGCCAGCGCTTCGAGGGCCGGTTGCCGGTCACGCTGTTGCCTTGCCCGGTTCAGTTTCAGCCGCTTCACTATTACCAGCTCTGGCACAGCCGCTCGCACCATTCGGCGGCGGCGGTCTGGCTGCGCAACACGGTTCGGGAAGTGGCGATGTCACTTCGGAAAGCGTAG
- a CDS encoding ABC transporter ATP-binding protein — protein MTLSDQNFSPSAVPRLQLTGITKRYPAVVANNGVSLTVLPGEVHAILGENGAGKSTLMKIIYGAVKPDEGSIVVDGKPVQIRNPQEARQFGIAMVFQHFSLFDTLTVAENVWLGLDKSIPLAEVIKQVDATAREYGLDVDPLRPVHTLSVGEMQRVEIIRALLTKPRVLILDEPTSVLTPQAVEKLFVVLRRLASEGCSILYISHKLHEIRSLCTACTVLRGGVVTGVCNPSQETNASLSRMMIGSEPPKLEHRQPNVGPVVLKVQKLSLPRLDQFGIDLQGIDFQVREGEVVGIAGVSGNGQRELLYALSGEDTRAEPAMVQVSGKDAGRMGPAKRRALGLHFVPEERLGRGAVPSMSLAHNLLLTRKTALGKGGWIHMGKLQHQARDIIARFNVKAGGPQSAAQSLSGGNLQKFIVGREIDAQPSLLIISQPTWGVDVGAAAQIHGEILALRDAGCAVLVLSEELDELFEICDRLHVVAKGQLSPSIPRAEATVQLIGEWMSGLWDGSSNANAAKVGGAHVQA, from the coding sequence ATGACTTTGTCCGATCAGAATTTTTCACCCTCAGCTGTGCCACGATTGCAGCTGACGGGTATTACCAAGCGATACCCAGCCGTAGTGGCAAACAATGGGGTATCGCTCACGGTGCTCCCAGGAGAAGTCCACGCTATTCTTGGCGAAAACGGCGCTGGCAAGTCCACGCTCATGAAGATCATCTATGGCGCGGTCAAGCCCGATGAGGGCAGCATCGTCGTCGATGGCAAGCCGGTGCAGATCCGCAATCCGCAGGAAGCGCGGCAGTTCGGCATCGCCATGGTGTTCCAGCATTTCAGCCTGTTCGACACGCTGACCGTGGCCGAAAACGTCTGGCTGGGTCTCGACAAGAGCATTCCGCTGGCCGAGGTGATCAAGCAGGTGGACGCCACGGCGCGTGAATATGGGCTGGATGTCGATCCGCTGCGCCCGGTGCACACGTTGTCCGTGGGCGAAATGCAGCGCGTCGAAATCATCCGCGCCTTGCTGACGAAGCCACGCGTGCTGATTCTCGACGAGCCGACTTCGGTGCTCACACCGCAGGCCGTCGAAAAGCTGTTTGTCGTGCTGCGCCGTCTGGCCAGCGAAGGCTGCTCGATTCTCTACATCAGCCACAAGCTGCACGAAATCCGCTCGCTGTGCACGGCCTGCACGGTGCTGCGCGGCGGCGTGGTGACGGGCGTGTGCAATCCGTCGCAGGAGACCAATGCATCGCTGTCGCGCATGATGATCGGCTCGGAGCCGCCCAAGCTCGAACACCGTCAGCCCAACGTCGGCCCCGTCGTGCTCAAGGTGCAGAAACTCAGCTTGCCGCGTCTCGATCAGTTCGGTATCGACTTGCAAGGCATCGACTTTCAGGTGCGTGAAGGCGAGGTGGTGGGCATTGCCGGTGTGTCCGGCAACGGCCAGCGCGAGCTGCTGTATGCGCTGTCGGGCGAGGACACGCGCGCCGAGCCTGCGATGGTGCAGGTCTCGGGCAAGGACGCGGGCCGCATGGGGCCTGCCAAGCGCCGCGCGCTGGGCTTGCATTTCGTGCCGGAAGAGCGCCTCGGTCGCGGCGCCGTGCCGAGCATGAGTCTCGCGCACAACCTGCTGCTCACGCGCAAGACGGCGCTGGGCAAGGGCGGCTGGATCCACATGGGCAAACTGCAGCATCAGGCGCGCGACATCATCGCGCGCTTCAACGTGAAGGCGGGTGGTCCGCAATCGGCGGCGCAGTCGCTGTCGGGCGGCAATCTGCAGAAATTCATCGTGGGCCGCGAGATCGATGCGCAGCCCAGTCTGCTGATCATCTCGCAACCCACCTGGGGTGTGGACGTGGGTGCTGCGGCGCAGATCCACGGCGAGATTTTGGCATTGAGAGACGCTGGTTGCGCCGTGCTGGTGCTCAGCGAGGAGTTGGACGAATTGTTTGAAATCTGCGACCGCCTGCATGTGGTGGCCAAGGGGCAGTTGTCGCCGTCGATCCCGCGTGCGGAGGCGACCGTGCAGCTGATCGGTGAATGGATGAGCGGTCTGTGGGATGGCAGCTCGAATGCCAATGCTGCCAAGGTGGGAGGCGCGCATGTTCAAGCTTGA
- a CDS encoding ABC transporter permease — protein MFKLEQRPQPSKHWTYGSPILALAITVVIGVCLFALLGKDPVRGLQAFFWEPIKSGYALGELTMKATPLLLIALGLAVCFRSNVWNIGAEGQFVIGAVAAGGMALLAEKTTGPWIVPAILIAGMLGGMAWAGIVALLRDKFNANEILVSLMLVYVATLFLGYLVYGPWKDPMGYNFPQTKAFERVTQIPKLVQGMRMNIGVIIALVGAALLWVFLFRTKAGFALQVGGIAPAAARYAGFSSRRALWTALLISGAAAGLAGALEVAGPLGQLTPYVPAGYGFAAIIVAFVGRLHPVGMIFSAILMSMFYIGGELAQSRLGLPKSLTGVFQGLLLFTLLACDTLVAYRIRWVSSGTKAPAVAAVKGGQ, from the coding sequence ATGTTCAAGCTTGAGCAACGTCCTCAGCCGTCCAAGCACTGGACTTATGGCTCGCCGATTCTGGCGCTGGCGATCACCGTGGTCATCGGCGTGTGCCTGTTCGCGCTGCTGGGCAAGGACCCGGTGCGCGGCCTGCAGGCTTTCTTCTGGGAGCCGATCAAGTCGGGTTACGCGCTTGGTGAACTCACCATGAAGGCCACGCCGCTGCTGCTGATCGCGCTGGGGCTGGCCGTGTGCTTTCGCTCCAATGTGTGGAACATCGGCGCGGAAGGGCAGTTCGTCATTGGTGCCGTCGCCGCTGGCGGCATGGCGCTGCTGGCAGAAAAGACCACCGGCCCGTGGATTGTTCCGGCGATTCTGATCGCGGGCATGCTGGGCGGCATGGCGTGGGCGGGCATCGTGGCGCTGCTGCGCGACAAGTTCAACGCCAACGAAATCCTGGTCAGCCTGATGCTGGTGTATGTCGCCACGCTGTTTCTCGGCTATCTGGTCTACGGTCCGTGGAAGGACCCGATGGGCTACAACTTCCCGCAGACCAAGGCGTTCGAGCGCGTCACGCAGATCCCCAAACTCGTGCAGGGCATGCGCATGAACATCGGCGTGATCATCGCGCTGGTGGGCGCGGCGTTGCTGTGGGTTTTTCTGTTCCGCACCAAGGCGGGCTTTGCGCTGCAAGTCGGCGGCATCGCTCCTGCGGCGGCGCGCTATGCGGGCTTTTCATCGCGCCGCGCGCTGTGGACGGCGCTGCTGATCTCGGGCGCTGCGGCCGGTCTGGCGGGGGCGCTGGAGGTGGCCGGGCCGCTGGGCCAACTCACGCCCTATGTGCCTGCGGGCTACGGTTTCGCCGCGATCATCGTGGCCTTTGTGGGCCGACTGCATCCGGTCGGCATGATTTTTTCCGCGATCCTGATGAGCATGTTCTATATCGGCGGTGAACTCGCGCAGTCACGTCTGGGCCTGCCCAAGTCGCTGACGGGCGTGTTCCAGGGCCTGCTGCTGTTCACGCTGCTGGCGTGCGACACGCTGGTCGCCTACCGCATTCGCTGGGTTTCGTCCGGCACCAAGGCACCTGCCGTTGCCGCCGTGAAGGGAGGCCAGTGA
- a CDS encoding ABC transporter permease, with the protein MESYALLLGSTLSAGTVLALAALGLLINEKAGIVNLGAEGMMLCAAIAGFATVVHTGNTWVGFGAGMLVGAMLAGLFGLLVIWLNTNQYATGLALSLFGTGFSAFIGLNYVQARLPELPKYAIPGLSDLPVVGPALFTLHPIVYLTIVLVIAMIWFLYRTRAGLVLRAVGESPSSAHALGYPVRRIRLMAVMFGGAMCGLAGAYISTVYTPLWVEGMVSGRGWIALALTTFATWRPARVLLGAYLFGGVTMLQFHFQATGIQVPSQVLSMLPYLATIVVLVLISRNPTWIRANMPASLGKPFYPGS; encoded by the coding sequence ATGGAGTCGTATGCATTGCTGCTGGGCTCCACGCTCAGCGCCGGAACCGTGCTGGCGCTGGCCGCGCTGGGTTTGTTGATCAACGAAAAAGCGGGCATCGTCAACCTCGGCGCGGAAGGCATGATGCTGTGCGCGGCCATCGCCGGTTTTGCCACCGTGGTCCACACCGGCAACACCTGGGTCGGCTTTGGCGCGGGCATGCTGGTGGGCGCGATGCTCGCGGGCCTGTTCGGTCTGCTGGTGATCTGGCTGAACACCAACCAATATGCGACGGGGCTTGCGCTCTCGCTGTTCGGTACGGGCTTCTCGGCCTTCATCGGTCTGAACTATGTGCAGGCGCGCCTGCCCGAACTGCCCAAGTACGCCATCCCCGGTCTGTCGGATCTGCCGGTGGTCGGCCCCGCGCTGTTCACGCTGCATCCCATCGTCTATCTCACCATCGTGCTGGTGATCGCGATGATCTGGTTCCTGTACCGCACGCGCGCTGGCCTCGTGCTGCGCGCGGTGGGCGAATCGCCCAGCTCCGCGCACGCGCTGGGCTACCCGGTGCGCCGCATCCGCCTGATGGCCGTGATGTTCGGCGGTGCGATGTGCGGCCTGGCCGGTGCCTATATCTCGACCGTGTACACGCCGCTGTGGGTCGAAGGCATGGTTTCCGGTCGCGGCTGGATTGCGCTGGCGCTCACCACGTTCGCCACATGGCGTCCAGCGCGCGTGCTGCTGGGAGCCTATCTGTTCGGTGGCGTCACCATGCTGCAGTTCCACTTTCAGGCGACGGGCATTCAGGTGCCAAGCCAGGTGCTGTCGATGCTGCCGTATCTGGCCACCATCGTGGTGCTGGTGCTGATCTCGCGGAACCCGACATGGATTCGCGCGAACATGCCCGCATCGCTGGGCAAGCCGTTCTATCCGGGGTCATAA
- a CDS encoding BMP family ABC transporter substrate-binding protein — protein sequence MRNASKRALIKMIGLSAVSVAVLSACGKKEEAPAPAPAAAAAPAADKLKIGFMYVSPIGDGGWTFQHELGRKAIQEKFGDKIETSMVESVPESADAERVMRDMIGQGNKLVFATSFGYQEFVQKVAADVKDVNFEHATGYKTAENVAVYDTKTFEGAYLAGIVAGAMTKTKTVGVVASVPIPEVVRNINSFVLGAQSVDPSIKAKVVWVNEWFAPPKESEAATSLINGGVDVMYQNTNSPAVLKTAEERGARAFGKDGDMSAFAPKAHLGSAVIDWAPYYSKVVEDKLAGKWQTGNFWWGVKEGAIDLKKIADDVPQEIKDKVEKARAGMKDGSFAVWTGPIKDNAGKEVLATGTVADDAFLRGINFYVNGIEGTVPGAK from the coding sequence ATGCGTAATGCGAGCAAGCGTGCTCTGATCAAGATGATTGGCCTGTCGGCCGTTTCCGTGGCGGTGCTGAGCGCCTGTGGCAAGAAGGAAGAGGCACCAGCGCCCGCACCTGCCGCAGCCGCTGCACCTGCTGCCGACAAGCTGAAGATCGGCTTCATGTACGTGAGCCCCATTGGCGATGGCGGCTGGACTTTCCAGCACGAGTTGGGCCGCAAGGCGATCCAGGAAAAGTTCGGCGACAAGATCGAGACCTCGATGGTCGAGAGCGTGCCCGAATCGGCTGACGCCGAGCGCGTGATGCGCGACATGATCGGCCAGGGCAACAAGCTGGTCTTCGCCACCAGCTTCGGTTATCAGGAGTTCGTGCAGAAGGTCGCTGCCGACGTGAAGGACGTGAACTTCGAACACGCCACCGGCTACAAGACCGCCGAGAATGTGGCCGTGTACGACACCAAGACGTTTGAAGGTGCTTACCTCGCCGGTATCGTTGCCGGTGCGATGACCAAGACCAAGACCGTCGGCGTGGTCGCCTCGGTGCCAATCCCCGAAGTGGTGCGCAACATCAACAGCTTCGTGCTCGGCGCGCAAAGCGTGGACCCATCGATCAAGGCCAAGGTCGTGTGGGTGAACGAATGGTTCGCACCACCGAAGGAATCCGAAGCCGCCACCAGCCTGATCAACGGCGGTGTGGACGTGATGTACCAGAACACCAACTCGCCCGCCGTGCTCAAGACCGCCGAAGAGCGCGGCGCACGTGCGTTCGGCAAGGACGGCGACATGAGCGCGTTCGCACCCAAGGCGCACCTGGGCTCTGCCGTGATCGACTGGGCTCCGTACTACTCCAAGGTGGTGGAAGACAAGCTGGCCGGCAAGTGGCAGACCGGCAACTTCTGGTGGGGCGTGAAGGAAGGCGCGATCGACCTGAAGAAGATCGCTGACGACGTGCCACAAGAAATCAAGGACAAGGTCGAGAAAGCGCGTGCCGGTATGAAGGACGGCAGCTTCGCAGTCTGGACCGGCCCGATCAAGGACAACGCTGGCAAGGAAGTGCTGGCGACGGGCACCGTGGCGGATGATGCCTTCCTTCGCGGCATCAACTTCTACGTGAACGGTATCGAAGGCACCGTGCCCGGCGCGAAGTAA
- a CDS encoding BMP family ABC transporter substrate-binding protein: protein MTDLQKRSLIKVAALSAVAAAAMVGCGKKEEAPAPAPAPAPAAAAPAPAPEPLKIAFAYVGPVGDGGYTFAHDGGRKALEKEFGDKIKTTYVESVPEGADAERVLRDMATQGNKLIFGTTFGYMDIIQKLAPEFPDVKWEHATGYKSGPNSATYDFRTYEGAYLAGIIAGAMTKSNTLGVVGSVPIPEVLRNINSFTLGAQSMNPKIKTKVVWVNEWFAPPKETEAATSLINGGADILFQNTDSAAVLKTAEEKGKRAFGWDSDMTAYGPKAHLGSAIFNPAGYYIKTTKDALEGKWATQQSWWGVKEGAIDMVSMAEDVPAEVKAKVEEVKKGLADGSFSIWKGPIAGQDGKELIAAGTVADDAFLKGVNFYVKGVEGKVPGGK, encoded by the coding sequence ATGACTGATCTTCAAAAACGTTCTCTCATCAAGGTTGCTGCGCTGTCCGCAGTGGCCGCTGCGGCCATGGTTGGTTGCGGCAAGAAGGAAGAGGCTCCGGCGCCTGCTCCCGCGCCAGCACCGGCTGCTGCCGCTCCGGCTCCGGCACCCGAGCCGCTGAAGATTGCGTTCGCATACGTCGGCCCGGTCGGTGACGGTGGCTACACCTTCGCGCACGACGGTGGCCGCAAGGCGCTGGAAAAGGAATTCGGCGACAAGATCAAGACCACCTATGTGGAAAGCGTGCCAGAAGGTGCCGACGCCGAGCGCGTGCTGCGCGACATGGCCACGCAAGGCAACAAGCTGATCTTCGGCACGACTTTCGGCTACATGGACATCATCCAGAAGCTGGCCCCCGAATTCCCCGATGTGAAGTGGGAACACGCCACCGGCTACAAGAGCGGCCCGAACTCGGCCACTTACGACTTCCGCACGTATGAAGGCGCCTATCTGGCCGGCATCATCGCGGGCGCGATGACCAAGTCCAACACGCTGGGCGTGGTCGGCTCGGTGCCGATCCCTGAAGTGCTGCGCAACATCAACAGCTTCACGCTGGGCGCGCAATCGATGAACCCCAAGATCAAGACCAAGGTGGTCTGGGTGAACGAGTGGTTTGCACCGCCAAAGGAAACCGAAGCCGCCACGTCGCTGATCAACGGTGGTGCCGACATTCTGTTCCAGAACACCGACTCGGCCGCCGTGCTGAAGACCGCCGAAGAAAAGGGCAAGCGCGCCTTCGGTTGGGATTCCGACATGACTGCCTACGGCCCCAAGGCTCACCTGGGCTCGGCCATCTTCAATCCGGCTGGCTACTACATCAAGACCACCAAGGACGCACTGGAAGGCAAGTGGGCCACCCAGCAATCGTGGTGGGGCGTGAAGGAAGGCGCGATCGACATGGTCTCCATGGCCGAAGACGTGCCAGCCGAAGTCAAGGCCAAGGTCGAAGAAGTGAAGAAGGGCCTGGCCGACGGCTCCTTCAGCATCTGGAAGGGCCCGATCGCAGGTCAGGACGGCAAGGAACTGATCGCAGCCGGCACCGTGGCTGACGACGCCTTCCTGAAGGGCGTGAACTTCTACGTCAAGGGTGTGGAAGGCAAGGTGCCAGGCGGCAAGTGA